The following proteins are encoded in a genomic region of Dialister hominis:
- the rpoC gene encoding DNA-directed RNA polymerase subunit beta', with protein MLDVNEFDSMKIGIASPEKILEWSHGEVTKPETINYRTLKAETDGLFCEKIFGPTKDWECKCGKYKKMRYKGTICDKCGVEVTSSKVRRERMGHIALACPVSHIWYFKGTPSRIGLILEIAPRQLERVLYFAAYIVLDPGDTNLSKKQVLNETEYQTAVATYGKGSFKAQMGAEAIQYLLKELDLPALEKALKKEIEEGSGQRKVKCIRRLEEVEAFLHSGNKPEWMILTVLPVIPPDLRPMVQLDGGRFATSDLNDLYRRVINRNNRLKRLLELGAPEIIIRNEKRMLQEAVDALIDNGRRGRAVSGPGNRPLKSLSDMLKGKQGRFRQNLLGKRVDYSGRSVIVVGPELKMYQCGLPKEMAIELFKPFIMHELIKRGIVINLKAARKKVDKLAPEVWDVLGDVIKEHPVLLNRAPTLHRLGIQAFEPILWEGRAIKLHPLVCPGYNADFDGDQMACHLPLSVEAQAEARTLMLSINNILSTKDGKPVAIPSQDMILGSYYLTIVETAADNKVDFTPEEKAAHPDASFDPAKEWKKAEDEMDTSHLHAYTGYDEVMLAYALHEIRIHDFIKVHIPKEDRPDGFNDDDSDLVISTPGRLIFNYAIPRELRYFYKRHEKRVDENGNVTEVVNNGLGVTIGKKQMGKLVNDCFKKLGFKATGDLLDSVKSLGFHYALVSGISIGIYDVAVPPEKDGILEDGDEKVEQIKRYFRRGLMTDDERYRRVVEIWSAKTDEVGAAMKSSMRKFNPLTMMAQSGARGNDNQIRQLAGMRGLIADTSGKTVELPVKANFREGLTVLDYFTSSHGARKGLADTALRTADSGYLTRRLVDVSQDVIVREEDCDVQVLNFDREEGILASRPDVKNTILGLKPTLLGSVLDEDIIDRRSGEILLVKGKTLDADDVTLLNRHLVESVTVVIPSADAEPETKTFDLGTAEAVKEYDHAMRHHLTVHFAGKALEEDALDRSGNVVLTAGTVIDADAAEKILAADVPVIRVRMDECEGVEVMKIEENNRLIESLADRISGRCPLEDVVNPQTGEIIAKKNVEITDEQASEIEKYYDRLKIRSMLTCHSAHGVCAKCYGRNLATGRHVEIGEAVGIIAAQSIGEPGTQLTMRTFHTGGVASAEDITQGLPRVEELFEARKPKGNAIISKISGTVSITSAEDNPNVKIITISNDEQSESEKIPVAKKIIVQDGQHIEAGTRLFEGNINPHDILEVLGVQATQDYIVNEVQKVYRSQGVEINDKHIEVIAHQMLRKIKIIEPGDSGWLPGEVVDIVAYRGMNGRLEDEGKKPSQGINLLLGTTKAALATDSFLSAASFQETTRVLTEAAIKGKEDPLLGLKENVIIGKLIPAGTGMSRYRKLKVVHNAEPPAPAEKAE; from the coding sequence TTGTTAGATGTAAACGAATTTGATTCCATGAAAATCGGCATCGCTTCTCCGGAAAAGATCCTCGAATGGTCCCACGGCGAAGTAACGAAACCGGAAACGATTAACTACAGAACCCTGAAGGCTGAAACCGATGGTCTCTTCTGCGAGAAAATTTTCGGACCGACAAAGGATTGGGAATGCAAATGCGGCAAATATAAGAAGATGCGTTATAAAGGCACCATCTGCGACAAGTGCGGTGTCGAAGTAACGAGCTCCAAGGTTCGCCGTGAAAGAATGGGCCACATTGCCCTGGCATGCCCCGTTTCTCATATCTGGTATTTCAAGGGTACCCCGTCCCGTATCGGATTGATCCTTGAAATCGCTCCGCGTCAGCTGGAAAGAGTTCTCTATTTCGCAGCTTACATCGTCCTGGATCCGGGAGACACCAACCTCTCCAAGAAACAGGTCCTGAACGAAACTGAATACCAGACTGCCGTTGCTACTTACGGCAAAGGCTCATTCAAGGCTCAGATGGGCGCTGAAGCTATCCAGTACCTTCTGAAGGAACTGGATCTGCCGGCTCTCGAAAAAGCCCTGAAGAAGGAAATCGAAGAAGGCAGCGGCCAGCGCAAGGTAAAATGCATCCGCCGTCTGGAAGAAGTCGAAGCATTCCTTCATTCCGGCAACAAGCCTGAATGGATGATCCTGACCGTTCTTCCGGTCATTCCTCCGGATCTGCGCCCGATGGTTCAGCTCGATGGCGGCCGTTTCGCTACCTCCGACCTGAATGATCTCTACCGCAGAGTCATCAACAGAAACAACCGTCTGAAGAGACTTCTGGAACTCGGTGCTCCGGAAATCATCATCAGAAACGAAAAGCGTATGCTGCAGGAAGCAGTCGATGCGCTGATCGATAACGGCCGCCGCGGCAGAGCCGTATCCGGCCCGGGAAACAGACCGCTGAAATCCCTCTCCGATATGCTGAAGGGCAAACAGGGCCGTTTCCGTCAGAACCTGCTTGGTAAACGTGTCGACTATTCCGGACGTTCCGTTATCGTCGTAGGTCCTGAACTGAAAATGTACCAGTGCGGTCTGCCGAAGGAAATGGCAATCGAACTCTTCAAGCCATTCATCATGCATGAACTGATCAAGAGAGGCATCGTCATCAACCTGAAAGCTGCCCGCAAGAAAGTCGACAAGCTCGCTCCTGAAGTCTGGGATGTCCTTGGCGACGTTATCAAGGAACACCCGGTTCTCCTGAACCGCGCTCCTACACTTCACAGACTCGGTATCCAGGCATTTGAACCGATCCTCTGGGAAGGCCGTGCAATCAAACTGCATCCGCTCGTATGTCCGGGCTACAACGCCGACTTCGACGGTGACCAGATGGCATGCCATCTGCCGCTGTCCGTAGAAGCACAGGCCGAAGCAAGAACGCTGATGCTTTCCATCAATAACATCCTTTCGACAAAAGACGGCAAGCCGGTTGCTATTCCTTCTCAGGATATGATCCTCGGATCCTATTACCTGACCATCGTGGAAACAGCAGCAGACAACAAAGTCGACTTCACGCCGGAAGAAAAAGCTGCTCATCCGGATGCTTCCTTCGATCCTGCCAAGGAATGGAAGAAGGCTGAAGATGAGATGGATACCTCCCATCTGCATGCTTACACTGGTTATGACGAAGTCATGCTGGCTTATGCACTGCACGAAATCCGCATCCATGATTTCATCAAAGTTCACATCCCGAAGGAAGACCGTCCGGACGGATTCAACGATGATGATTCCGATCTTGTCATTTCTACCCCGGGCCGCCTGATTTTCAACTATGCGATCCCGAGAGAACTCCGTTATTTCTACAAGCGTCATGAAAAGAGAGTCGACGAAAACGGCAATGTCACCGAAGTTGTCAACAACGGCCTCGGCGTCACCATCGGCAAGAAGCAGATGGGCAAGCTCGTCAACGACTGCTTCAAGAAGCTCGGCTTCAAGGCAACCGGCGATCTGCTTGACTCCGTCAAGTCCCTCGGCTTCCATTACGCTCTCGTATCCGGTATTTCCATCGGCATCTACGACGTAGCCGTTCCGCCTGAAAAGGATGGAATCCTCGAAGACGGCGATGAAAAGGTAGAACAGATCAAGAGATACTTCAGACGCGGCCTCATGACCGACGACGAAAGATACAGAAGAGTCGTCGAAATCTGGAGTGCAAAGACCGACGAAGTCGGCGCTGCTATGAAGAGCTCCATGAGAAAGTTCAACCCGCTGACCATGATGGCACAGTCCGGCGCCCGTGGTAACGACAACCAGATCAGACAGCTGGCCGGCATGCGCGGCCTGATCGCCGATACATCCGGTAAGACCGTTGAACTGCCAGTTAAGGCAAACTTCCGTGAAGGTCTGACCGTACTGGATTACTTCACATCTTCCCACGGCGCCCGCAAGGGTCTGGCCGATACCGCACTGCGTACAGCAGACTCCGGTTACTTGACCCGCCGTCTCGTCGATGTCTCCCAGGACGTCATCGTCCGCGAAGAAGACTGCGACGTACAGGTACTGAACTTCGACCGTGAAGAAGGCATCCTCGCATCCCGTCCGGATGTAAAGAACACCATTCTCGGCCTGAAACCGACACTCCTCGGATCCGTACTCGATGAAGACATCATCGACCGCAGAAGCGGTGAAATCCTCCTCGTCAAGGGCAAGACCCTCGATGCTGACGATGTCACCCTCCTGAACCGCCATCTGGTTGAATCCGTCACTGTCGTTATTCCAAGCGCTGATGCTGAACCGGAAACGAAGACATTCGACCTCGGCACCGCTGAAGCTGTCAAGGAATATGATCACGCTATGCGTCATCACCTGACCGTTCATTTCGCAGGCAAGGCTCTTGAAGAAGACGCTCTTGACCGCAGCGGAAATGTTGTTCTTACAGCAGGCACCGTCATTGATGCTGATGCTGCTGAAAAGATTCTGGCCGCTGACGTTCCGGTCATCCGTGTACGCATGGATGAATGTGAAGGCGTCGAAGTCATGAAGATCGAAGAAAACAACCGCCTGATCGAATCTCTGGCAGACCGCATCTCCGGACGCTGCCCGCTGGAAGATGTCGTGAACCCGCAGACTGGCGAAATCATCGCTAAGAAGAATGTGGAAATCACTGACGAACAGGCTTCTGAAATTGAAAAGTACTATGACAGACTGAAGATCCGCTCTATGCTGACCTGCCACTCTGCACACGGCGTCTGCGCTAAGTGCTACGGCAGAAACCTGGCAACAGGCCGTCACGTAGAAATCGGCGAAGCTGTCGGCATCATTGCCGCTCAGTCCATCGGCGAACCAGGTACACAGCTGACCATGCGTACATTCCATACCGGCGGCGTTGCTTCCGCAGAAGATATTACACAGGGTCTTCCACGTGTCGAAGAATTGTTCGAAGCACGTAAGCCGAAGGGCAATGCTATCATCTCCAAGATCAGCGGTACTGTATCCATTACAAGTGCTGAAGATAACCCGAACGTCAAGATTATCACGATCTCCAACGATGAACAGTCCGAAAGCGAAAAGATCCCGGTTGCCAAGAAGATCATTGTCCAGGATGGACAGCACATCGAAGCTGGCACACGTCTTTTCGAAGGCAACATCAACCCGCACGATATCCTCGAAGTACTGGGTGTCCAGGCTACTCAGGATTACATCGTCAACGAAGTCCAGAAGGTTTACCGCAGCCAGGGCGTTGAAATCAACGATAAGCACATCGAAGTCATCGCTCACCAGATGCTCCGTAAGATCAAGATCATCGAACCGGGCGATTCTGGCTGGCTCCCGGGCGAAGTCGTCGACATTGTCGCATACCGCGGCATGAACGGACGTCTGGAAGACGAAGGAAAGAAACCGTCCCAGGGCATCAACCTGCTCCTCGGCACGACAAAGGCAGCTCTTGCTACCGACTCCTTTCTCTCCGCCGCATCCTTCCAGGAAACGACCCGCGTTCTTACCGAAGCCGCTATCAAGGGCAAGGAAGATCCACTCCTCGGTCTGAAGGAAAACGTCATCATCGGCAAGCTGATTCCTGCCGGTACAGGCATGTCCCGTTACCGCAAGCTGAAAGTCGTTCACAATGCTGAACCTCCGGCTCCTGCAGAAAAAGCTGAATAA
- a CDS encoding IS30 family transposase encodes MDQNHFTTDTLRKKGAHLTFEERVIIQTRLRDKQSYRSIAREIGCCVNTVRNEVKRGKVLCYNGKVERYRAADGQSTYEAHRENCGRKCDAIAKGAFLDYVQKRLQEHHWSLDACFGRALVTGEFQRGEMVCTKTLYNYVTLGLLGKIKSIDLPLRVKRKNARKRVRERKKKFGRSIDERDPSVDERQDFGHWECDLVLGSRSKDEVLLTLVERKTRCSLIRKLPNKESASVIAAFRKLKDGMFRGCFSRVFLSITTDNGSEFSSLSELEKLSHTRIYYAHPYCSGDKGTNENHNGLFRRFLPKGKKIQDYPVEHISRVECWANTLPRKILGYKTPEECFREEMLAALTA; translated from the coding sequence ATGGATCAAAATCATTTTACCACGGATACGTTACGCAAAAAAGGGGCTCATTTAACTTTTGAGGAACGAGTCATTATCCAAACGCGTCTCCGCGACAAGCAATCGTATCGGAGCATAGCCCGTGAGATTGGGTGCTGTGTCAATACGGTACGCAACGAGGTGAAGCGTGGCAAGGTTCTTTGCTATAACGGCAAGGTGGAACGCTATCGCGCAGCAGACGGGCAAAGCACCTATGAGGCGCATCGCGAAAACTGTGGTCGCAAATGCGACGCCATAGCAAAGGGAGCATTCCTCGACTATGTGCAGAAGAGACTTCAGGAACATCACTGGTCGCTCGATGCCTGCTTTGGCAGGGCACTGGTTACGGGAGAATTTCAACGTGGCGAGATGGTCTGTACGAAAACCCTGTACAACTATGTCACGCTGGGGCTCCTAGGAAAAATCAAGAGTATTGACCTGCCCTTGCGCGTCAAGCGAAAAAACGCCAGGAAGCGGGTTCGTGAGCGTAAGAAGAAGTTCGGACGCAGTATAGATGAGCGCGATCCTTCTGTGGATGAGCGTCAGGATTTCGGGCATTGGGAGTGTGACCTTGTACTGGGATCTCGCTCAAAGGACGAAGTACTGCTGACTCTGGTTGAGCGCAAGACACGCTGTTCCCTCATCAGAAAACTGCCCAACAAGGAAAGTGCCTCTGTAATAGCAGCCTTCAGAAAATTGAAGGATGGAATGTTCCGCGGCTGTTTCAGCCGAGTGTTCCTCAGCATTACGACAGACAATGGCAGTGAGTTTTCCAGCCTGTCGGAGCTAGAGAAACTAAGTCACACACGGATCTATTATGCGCATCCGTACTGCTCCGGCGACAAAGGTACGAATGAGAATCACAACGGCTTATTCCGTCGATTTCTTCCCAAAGGGAAGAAAATCCAGGATTACCCAGTGGAACACATTTCCAGAGTAGAGTGCTGGGCCAACACCCTGCCAAGAAAAATACTCGGCTATAAGACACCCGAGGAGTGCTTTAGGGAAGAAATGCTTGCAGCACTTACTGCATAA
- the rpoB gene encoding DNA-directed RNA polymerase subunit beta, with the protein MFRPVQVGKKKRYTYARSQEVLKMPHLLDLQTKSYEWFCREGLKDVFADISPIEDSAHKWALHFGDYYFGQGKYNIEQCKAKDVNYSAPLYVKVRLENKETGELKEHDLFMGDFPVMTDTGTFIINGAERVIVSQLVRSPGVYYKKERDAFDKEIYSAQLIPNRGAWIELESDPSGSLSVRIDRNRKMPVTVLIRVLGYSTNEEILELFDHDIHIEKTLEKDSTTDRKSALIEIYHKLRPGEPATEESGATLLHNFFFDPRRYDLAKVGRYKLNKKLSWRNRLLGHKTEGPIVNMETGEVVIEANSIIDDEAIAKIEESGVFNGNGQVEIMTQKDDGTPVKVICSSGNREDNFRTLENCDIIACIDYLLNMMQGYGKSDDIDHLGNRRVRCVGELLQNQFRIGLTRMERVVRERMTTQDQDKMTPQALVNIRPVVAAIKEFFGSSQLSQFMDQTNPLAELTHKRRLSALGPGGLSRERAGFEVRDVHYSHYGRMCPVETPEGPNIGLISSLSNYGIINKYGLIETPYRQIVDGKVTNECKYVTADIEEDKIIAQASEPLDAEGYFVHKNVASRRGADVLEAEPDEVDLMDVSPKQVVSIGTSLIPFLEHDDTNRALMGANMQRQAVPLLRPEAPLVGTGMEWVAGQDSGVCILAKRGGTVERVTGRQIIVRADNGELDTYDLIKFMRSNQSTCINQRPVVFKGDRVEVGSTLADGMATDGGELALGHNVLVAFVSWEGYNHEDAVLISERLCKDDLYTSIHIEEYECDARDTKLGAEEITRQLSSVSEDAVKYLDENGIIMIGADVRPGDILVGKVTPKGETELTPEERLLRAIFGDKEREVRDTSLRVPHGEFGKVVDVKVFTRENGDELAPGVNKLVRVYIAQKRKIREGDKMAGRHGNKCVCSRILPVEDMPFTPDGRPVDLVLNPLGVPSRMNIGQILEIHLSWACHMLGEEIHEALKDPAQYKIMEQRLRDCGYDFDQYGMPEPTESGIHIATPVFDGCRDEDLAATLKAAGLPANAKTDLYDGRTGEKLDNQVTIGWKYMLKLHHLVDDKIHARSTGPYSLVTQQPLGGKAQFGGQRFGEMEVWALEAYGAAYTLQEILTVKSDDVIGRVKAYEKIFKGEDIPSPGVPESFKVLMKELQSIGLDVRILNENGDEVVLKELDEEDMEQGYGGGERWHRDEVKEAMEGDTAVTESRNAMESSMTGAPAESLHDDVASFNDALEAEVTAPAYEEAGFNEEELNGDSGHDDDRDE; encoded by the coding sequence ATGTTCAGACCTGTGCAGGTTGGCAAGAAGAAGAGATACACCTATGCCAGATCGCAGGAAGTCCTGAAGATGCCACATTTGCTCGATCTGCAGACAAAGTCCTATGAATGGTTCTGCAGAGAGGGTCTCAAAGATGTATTTGCAGATATCTCCCCGATTGAGGATAGTGCACACAAGTGGGCACTTCATTTCGGCGATTATTATTTCGGTCAGGGCAAATACAATATTGAGCAGTGCAAGGCGAAAGATGTGAACTATTCTGCACCTCTGTACGTCAAGGTCCGTCTGGAAAACAAAGAAACCGGCGAATTGAAGGAACATGATCTGTTCATGGGGGATTTCCCAGTCATGACGGATACGGGCACGTTTATCATCAACGGTGCGGAACGTGTAATCGTCTCCCAGCTCGTCCGTTCCCCGGGCGTCTACTACAAGAAGGAAAGAGATGCCTTTGATAAGGAAATCTATTCCGCACAGCTGATCCCGAACCGCGGTGCCTGGATTGAACTTGAATCGGATCCGTCTGGTTCTCTTTCCGTTCGTATCGACCGCAACCGCAAGATGCCGGTTACTGTCCTGATCCGTGTTCTCGGATACTCCACCAATGAAGAAATCCTTGAATTATTCGATCACGACATCCACATCGAAAAGACGCTGGAAAAAGACAGCACAACGGACAGAAAGTCCGCTCTGATTGAAATTTACCACAAGCTTCGCCCGGGCGAACCGGCAACAGAAGAAAGCGGCGCTACACTGCTGCACAATTTCTTCTTTGACCCGCGGCGCTATGATCTGGCTAAGGTTGGCCGTTACAAGCTGAACAAGAAGCTGTCCTGGAGAAACCGTCTCCTCGGCCACAAGACTGAAGGCCCGATCGTCAACATGGAAACCGGCGAAGTCGTCATTGAAGCAAACAGCATCATTGATGATGAAGCTATTGCAAAAATTGAAGAAAGCGGAGTATTCAACGGCAACGGCCAGGTTGAAATCATGACCCAGAAGGATGACGGAACACCGGTCAAGGTGATCTGCTCTTCCGGCAACCGTGAAGATAACTTCCGTACACTGGAAAACTGCGACATCATCGCATGCATCGATTACCTGCTGAACATGATGCAGGGCTATGGCAAGAGCGATGATATCGACCATCTCGGCAACCGCCGCGTACGCTGCGTAGGCGAACTGCTGCAGAACCAGTTCCGCATCGGCCTGACCCGTATGGAAAGAGTCGTTCGTGAAAGAATGACCACCCAGGATCAGGACAAGATGACCCCGCAGGCTCTTGTCAACATCCGTCCTGTTGTTGCAGCTATCAAGGAATTCTTCGGAAGTTCCCAGCTGTCCCAGTTCATGGACCAGACTAACCCGCTGGCAGAACTGACTCATAAACGCCGTCTGTCCGCATTGGGACCTGGCGGTCTGTCCCGTGAACGCGCAGGGTTCGAAGTCCGCGACGTTCATTATTCCCACTATGGACGCATGTGCCCGGTAGAAACGCCTGAAGGCCCGAACATCGGTCTGATTTCCTCGCTGTCCAACTACGGGATCATCAATAAATACGGCCTGATCGAAACGCCGTACCGTCAGATCGTTGATGGAAAGGTTACGAACGAATGCAAGTACGTAACCGCTGATATCGAAGAAGACAAGATCATCGCGCAGGCCAGTGAACCGCTGGATGCAGAAGGTTATTTCGTTCATAAGAACGTAGCCAGCCGCCGCGGCGCTGACGTGCTCGAAGCTGAACCAGACGAAGTCGACTTGATGGACGTATCCCCGAAACAGGTCGTTTCCATCGGCACATCCCTGATTCCATTCCTCGAACATGATGATACGAACCGCGCACTGATGGGTGCTAACATGCAGCGTCAGGCAGTTCCGCTGCTCCGTCCGGAAGCTCCGCTCGTCGGAACCGGTATGGAATGGGTAGCCGGCCAGGACTCCGGTGTCTGCATCCTCGCCAAGAGAGGCGGCACTGTTGAAAGAGTCACCGGTCGTCAGATCATTGTCCGCGCTGACAATGGCGAGCTCGATACCTACGATCTCATTAAATTCATGCGTTCCAACCAGTCCACCTGCATCAACCAGCGTCCGGTAGTATTCAAGGGCGACCGTGTTGAAGTTGGTTCCACACTGGCTGACGGCATGGCAACAGACGGCGGCGAACTGGCCCTCGGCCACAACGTGCTCGTTGCGTTCGTATCCTGGGAAGGGTACAACCACGAAGACGCCGTTCTGATCTCCGAACGTCTCTGCAAGGACGATCTCTACACCTCCATCCATATTGAAGAATACGAATGCGATGCAAGAGACACCAAGCTGGGCGCAGAAGAAATTACCCGCCAGCTGTCTTCTGTTTCTGAAGACGCTGTCAAATACCTCGACGAAAACGGCATCATCATGATCGGTGCTGATGTTCGTCCTGGCGATATTCTGGTCGGCAAGGTCACCCCGAAGGGCGAAACCGAACTGACTCCTGAAGAAAGACTCCTCCGCGCTATTTTCGGCGACAAGGAAAGAGAAGTCCGCGATACATCCCTGCGTGTTCCGCATGGTGAATTCGGCAAGGTTGTCGATGTCAAAGTCTTTACCCGTGAAAACGGCGATGAACTGGCTCCTGGCGTCAACAAGCTCGTCCGCGTATACATTGCTCAGAAACGTAAGATCCGTGAAGGCGACAAGATGGCCGGCCGTCACGGCAACAAGTGCGTATGCTCCAGAATTCTTCCAGTCGAAGATATGCCGTTCACACCAGACGGTCGTCCTGTCGACCTGGTTCTGAACCCGCTGGGCGTACCATCCCGAATGAACATCGGACAGATTCTGGAAATCCACCTGTCCTGGGCCTGCCACATGCTCGGCGAAGAAATTCACGAAGCACTGAAGGATCCGGCTCAGTACAAGATCATGGAACAGCGTCTGCGCGACTGCGGATATGATTTCGATCAGTATGGCATGCCTGAACCGACCGAATCCGGTATCCATATCGCAACCCCGGTATTCGACGGCTGCCGCGATGAAGACCTCGCAGCAACACTGAAAGCAGCTGGCCTGCCGGCTAATGCAAAGACTGATCTTTATGACGGCCGTACCGGTGAAAAACTGGACAACCAGGTCACCATCGGCTGGAAATACATGCTGAAGCTCCATCACCTCGTTGATGACAAGATTCATGCTCGTTCCACTGGTCCATACTCCCTCGTTACCCAGCAGCCACTGGGCGGCAAGGCTCAGTTCGGCGGCCAGCGCTTCGGCGAAATGGAAGTCTGGGCACTCGAAGCTTACGGCGCAGCTTACACACTGCAGGAAATCCTGACCGTCAAGTCCGATGATGTCATCGGCCGTGTCAAGGCATATGAAAAGATCTTCAAGGGCGAAGACATCCCGAGCCCGGGCGTTCCGGAATCCTTCAAGGTTCTCATGAAAGAACTTCAGTCCATCGGCCTGGATGTCCGCATCCTGAACGAAAATGGCGACGAAGTCGTTCTGAAGGAACTCGACGAAGAAGATATGGAACAGGGTTACGGCGGCGGAGAACGCTGGCACAGAGATGAAGTCAAGGAAGCTATGGAAGGCGACACTGCTGTCACCGAATCCAGAAATGCCATGGAATCTTCCATGACGGGCGCTCCGGCTGAATCCCTCCATGATGATGTAGCATCCTTCAACGATGCCCTTGAAGCTGAAGTCACAGCTCCCGCTTATGAAGAAGCAGGATTTAATGAAGAAGAACTCAATGGCGATTCCGGTCACGACGATGACCGTGACGAATAA